In one window of Vibrio sp. JC009 DNA:
- a CDS encoding OmpA family protein, translating to MKKSLILLSAIIAVSGCQSTQRQNATTGEMETNSTTKGALIGAVSGAIIGVATGDNAKERRKGALIGAAAGGAAGAGIGYYFDQQEAALREELLNSGVQVRRVGEDQLVLIMENGIGFATDSHLLDSGIFNTLNGVAKILVEYPETQLVIKGHTDSTGSDSYNQTLSLKRAESVRSYLIGQNVAVNRLTSVGMGESSPICSNSTVQGRTCNRRVEISIHPMN from the coding sequence GTGAAAAAGTCACTGATTTTACTTTCGGCAATTATTGCAGTGTCTGGTTGTCAGTCTACGCAGCGTCAAAATGCAACAACCGGGGAAATGGAAACAAATTCAACCACTAAAGGGGCGCTTATCGGAGCGGTATCTGGTGCGATTATTGGGGTCGCTACCGGGGATAATGCTAAGGAACGCAGAAAAGGAGCCCTGATTGGTGCTGCTGCAGGTGGGGCTGCAGGTGCTGGTATCGGTTACTATTTTGACCAGCAGGAAGCGGCACTTCGTGAAGAGCTGCTTAACTCGGGTGTACAGGTACGCCGTGTTGGTGAAGACCAATTAGTTCTGATAATGGAGAACGGAATTGGTTTTGCCACTGACTCTCACCTTCTCGATTCCGGTATTTTTAACACTTTAAACGGTGTAGCGAAGATTCTGGTTGAGTACCCGGAAACACAGCTTGTGATTAAGGGACACACAGACAGTACAGGCAGCGATTCGTACAATCAGACGCTTTCTCTGAAGCGGGCTGAGTCAGTAAGGTCGTATCTGATTGGACAAAACGTTGCGGTGAACCGCCTGACATCAGTGGGCATGGGTGAGAGTTCGCCTATCTGCTCAAACAGTACTGTACAGGGAAGAACCTGCAACCGTCGTGTTGAGATTAGTATTCATCCAATGAATTAA